In Lolium perenne isolate Kyuss_39 unplaced genomic scaffold, Kyuss_2.0 unplaced26, whole genome shotgun sequence, a single genomic region encodes these proteins:
- the LOC127330322 gene encoding fasciclin-like arabinogalactan protein 14 has protein sequence MASLRAATATLLLLTLASSAAATYTKFNITEILSESPEFSTFNSLLSKTNLSEEINNRQTITVLVVDDSAARAITSLPADVQKNVLAVHVILDYYDPMKLDTIAKKTALLTTLFQTTGAATNRMGFLNYTQGADDQMAFGSAEPGAPLSSQLVKVVACRPYNLAVMQVSEAIIPPSIGSSGKGPDPQAKSYGSSPSPASSIEKAEGPEAKTTEAEVEALKSSDDASALDVDDPSPAAVDAPESSQPAKSADVAKGVPTSAGNTVLVCTSFGLIGLVMLMI, from the coding sequence ATGGCATCTCTAAGGGCCGCCACCGCCACACTGCTCCTCCTCACCCTCGCGTCGTCGGCCGCGGCCACATATACCAAGTTCAACATCACCGAGATCCTTAGCGAGTCCCCAGAGTTCTCGACCTTCAACAGCCTCCTCTCAAAAACGAATCTCTCGGAGGAGATCAACAATCGGCAGACCATCACCGTGCTCGTGGTAGACGATTCTGCCGCCAGGGCCATCACGTCGCTGCCCGCCGACGTGCAGAAGAACGTGCTGGCCGTGCACGTCATCCTCGACTACTACGACCCCATGAAACTCGACACCATCGCGAAGAAGACGGCGCTGCTCACCACGCTATTCCAGACGACCGGCGCCGCGACCAACCGCATGGGGTTCTTGAACTACACCCAGGGAGCGGACGACCAGATGGCGTTTGGCTCGGCCGAGCCCGGCGCACCGCTCAGCTCGCAGTTGGTGAAGGTCGTTGCTTGCCGGCCTTACAACCTCGCCGTCATGCAGGTCAGCGAAGCAATCATACCGCCGAGCATCGGCTCATCGGGCAAGGGACCCGATCCTCAAGCGAAGTCCTATGGTTCGTCGCCATCGCCGGCATCGTCGATCGAGAAAGCGGAAGGTCCTGAAGCGAAGACCACCGAGGCTGAGGTTGAGGCGCTCAAATCATCCGATGATGCCAGTGCTCTAGACGTTGACGATCCTTCCCCTGCAGCTGTGGATGCACCCGAATCATCCCAACCAGCGAAGAGTGCTGACGTGGCCAAAGGCGTGCCCACCTCGGCGGGAAATACGGTGCTAGTTTGCACAAGTTTTGGGTTGATCGGGCTTGTGATGTTGATGATCTAA